The Halorhabdus sp. BNX81 genome includes a region encoding these proteins:
- a CDS encoding 50S ribosomal protein L1 → MADQDIENAVTRALSESPDRNFRETVDLAVNLRDIDLDDPSNRIDESIVLPSGTGQETTIVVFADGETALRAEDVADDVLDGDDLEDLGDDEDAAKDLAEETDFFVAEAALMQDIGRYLGTILGPRGKMPEPLQPDDDVVEVVERMKNTVQVRSGDRRTFHTRVGAEDMNAEEIADNVDVILRRLHADLEKGPLNLDTVYVKTTMGPAVEVA, encoded by the coding sequence ATGGCAGATCAGGACATAGAGAACGCAGTAACTCGTGCACTCAGCGAGTCACCCGACCGGAACTTCCGTGAGACGGTGGACCTTGCTGTCAATCTGCGCGACATCGACCTTGACGATCCGTCGAACCGTATCGACGAGAGTATCGTACTCCCATCCGGGACCGGCCAGGAAACGACGATCGTGGTCTTCGCCGACGGCGAGACCGCACTCCGGGCAGAGGACGTCGCCGACGACGTCCTCGACGGTGACGATCTCGAAGACCTGGGCGACGACGAGGATGCGGCGAAGGATCTCGCCGAGGAGACCGACTTCTTCGTGGCGGAAGCCGCGCTGATGCAGGACATCGGTCGATACCTCGGGACGATTCTCGGTCCGCGCGGGAAGATGCCCGAACCGCTCCAGCCGGACGACGACGTCGTCGAAGTCGTCGAACGGATGAAAAACACCGTGCAGGTGCGGAGTGGTGACCGGCGGACCTTCCACACGCGCGTCGGCGCGGAGGACATGAACGCCGAGGAGATCGCCGACAACGTCGACGTGATCCTCCGGCGGTTGCATGCCGATCTCGAAAAGGGACCGCTGAATCTCGATACGGTGTACGTGAAAACGACCATGGGGCCGGCCGTGGAGGTGGCCTAA
- a CDS encoding 50S ribosomal protein L10 produces MSAESERKTEHIPEWKREEIDDIVGMLERYDSVGIVDITGIPSQQLQDMRRNLYGTAELRVSRNTLVERALADVDNGLEQLVEFVSGHVGLIGTNDNPFSLYQQLEASKTSAPINAGEIAPNDIVITEGDTGIDPGPFVGELQTVGANARIQEGSIQVLEDSTVLEAGGEVSADLANVLAELGIEPKEVGLDLRAVYAEGVLFEPEDLELDVEEYRSDVQAAASRARNLSVNAVYPTAETGPALLQKARGEAKSLGVQASIESPDLADDLVSKADGQVRALVSQIDDDEALPEELQGVEVDTASETATAEQADEQSEDSDAEDTTDEAEDAADDDDDDGDDGGDALGEMFG; encoded by the coding sequence ATGAGCGCCGAATCCGAGCGCAAGACCGAGCACATCCCCGAGTGGAAACGCGAGGAGATCGACGACATCGTCGGGATGCTCGAACGCTACGACAGCGTCGGCATCGTCGACATTACGGGCATTCCGAGCCAGCAGCTCCAGGACATGCGCCGGAATCTCTACGGCACCGCGGAGCTGCGCGTCAGCCGGAACACGCTCGTCGAGCGAGCGCTGGCGGACGTCGACAATGGCCTCGAACAACTCGTCGAGTTCGTCTCGGGCCACGTCGGCCTCATCGGGACCAACGACAACCCCTTCAGCCTCTATCAGCAGCTCGAGGCCTCGAAGACCTCGGCCCCGATCAACGCCGGCGAGATCGCACCCAACGATATCGTGATCACCGAGGGCGATACCGGGATCGATCCCGGGCCGTTCGTCGGTGAACTCCAGACCGTGGGTGCGAACGCACGCATTCAGGAAGGTTCGATCCAGGTGCTCGAGGACTCGACCGTCCTCGAGGCCGGCGGGGAAGTCTCGGCTGATCTGGCGAACGTCCTGGCCGAACTCGGCATCGAGCCCAAAGAGGTCGGGCTCGACCTGCGTGCGGTCTATGCAGAGGGCGTGCTCTTCGAACCAGAGGATCTCGAACTCGACGTCGAGGAGTACCGCAGCGACGTCCAGGCCGCGGCCTCGCGTGCACGGAATCTCTCGGTCAACGCCGTCTACCCGACGGCCGAGACCGGGCCGGCACTGCTCCAGAAGGCCCGCGGCGAGGCAAAGAGCCTCGGCGTCCAGGCATCCATCGAGAGTCCGGACCTCGCGGACGACCTCGTGAGCAAGGCCGACGGACAGGTACGCGCACTCGTGAGCCAGATCGACGACGACGAGGCCCTGCCCGAAGAACTACAGGGCGTCGAGGTCGACACTGCATCTGAGACAGCCACAGCGGAACAGGCAGACGAGCAATCGGAAGACAGCGACGCCGAGGATACCACTGACGAAGCCGAGGACGCAGCCGACGATGACGATGATGACGGCGACGACGGTGGCGACGCACTCGGCGAGATGTTCGGATAA